AGCAGGATAGATAGTCGATTTTGAAAAATTCTCTATACAAGATCTATTTAATTTGTCAAAAGATTCTATTTTCTCTATCGTTGAGCCAAAAAATTCAACTCTTACACCTTCATCCTGATATGTTGGATAGATCTCCATTACATCTCCACTGAGTCTGAAACAGCCTTTAACGGTTATCTCGCTACTGCGCGTGTATCCTATTCTCGCGAGTTGTTGAGCAATTAAATGTGGTGATATTTTCTGACCGACATGAAGTTGGATGTTCATCTTATCGAAATCAACTGGATCACCGGAGGCATATATACTTGAAACACTTGCAACCACTACTACATCACGTCTGGTTCGAACAGATTTTAATGTCGACATTCTCATTCGCACAAGGACGTCGTTTATGTCTGCGTTCTTTTCTATATAAAGATCTCTGGTAGGTATATAGGCTTCTGGTTGGTAATAATCGTAGTAACTGATGAAATACTCGACTTTGTTTTCTGGGAAAAATCCTTTGAACTCACCATAGAGTTGCGCAGCAAGAGTCTTATTGGGGGAAATAACAAGGGCTGGTTTGTTCAAGGATGATATAACATTCGCCATCGTGAAAGTTTTACCACTACCAGTTACACCAACCAGTGTCTGAAATCTGTATCCTTTTTTAGTGCCATTGACAAGTCTTTCTATAGCCTGCGGTTGGTCTCCAGTTGGTTGATACTCACTAACGAGCTTGAACACACCAGTGCCCCCAACAAGATTAATATGGATTTCAAAAAAAGATGCTCGAAGACAAAAGATTTAGATACTTGGCTGTAAGTATATCAGACTATTCAGATAATTAACCAAATCGATGGCCTCTTTCGTCTTTGGTTCAGTTTTTAGAAGATCAGATGCCACAACTGATGAACCATAGAATTGCTTGTTTGCTTCGTCATCCACTTGAACAATAGAGCCTTGTAATGAGAGTCCGGCAAAGAAACCCTTGCTGACCGAATATGAATAAATAGATGCCTGGAGCTTGTAGTCTGTGTCAGCCGATAGGGATCTACCTAATGGGCCTGCCGCAACGCTGACATTACCTCCAAGTGTTACATTGCTTGACGTAAAACTTTTTACAGCGTCTTCGTTCATCAACACAAGTACCAGTCCAACATTCTGCACACCGATCTGAGCCCCAAGGCTAAGACCGCTCAATTTTACAAATAATGGTCCTAACCATTTCCCAGATGTCACATCCCTCTTGAAGACTACACCTTCTCCGTATTGGCCACCAATCACAAGACCAACTTTGATCAGAGAAGGATAAATGGCAATACCTTCAGATTGGCGAAGGAGTTCAACGAAAGCACCTGCATCTGGTATATTAGAAAGTTCTTTGACAATTGACAAGGCATCTGTTAATCTTTCCGTTGGCGTTGCAGCAAAGACAAATGGTGGAAC
The DNA window shown above is from Thermotoga profunda AZM34c06 and carries:
- a CDS encoding lipid-binding SYLF domain-containing protein; the encoded protein is MKKIILVLLLVPPFVFAATPTERLTDALSIVKELSNIPDAGAFVELLRQSEGIAIYPSLIKVGLVIGGQYGEGVVFKRDVTSGKWLGPLFVKLSGLSLGAQIGVQNVGLVLVLMNEDAVKSFTSSNVTLGGNVSVAAGPLGRSLSADTDYKLQASIYSYSVSKGFFAGLSLQGSIVQVDDEANKQFYGSSVVASDLLKTEPKTKEAIDLVNYLNSLIYLQPSI